The region TAGACACACTTGTTTGCTGTGAAACACTGGTCCCTCCATCAATACTGTAATTGATGTCAACGCTATTTATAGCAGTCATTCCTGCGTTTTCTAAGATGATGTTGACAGCATTATTCCCACAAGCTATGTCACCACCATTAGTGAGAAGCTCAACTAATTTTACGTCTGTATTGGGAGCAACGCGTTGGACAGCCGTTTGCCAGATACCTCTACCATAGGTTCCAGCTGTCAAGGTGTTGTCATTAGTGTTTATTTCTAGATCCCTAATATTTACATTAGGCAAGTTATTTCCAAATGATTCCCATAGTCCAGCACTTTCATCATATCGATAAGTACCTACAGTAGTCCCCACAAATAAAGGTTCGTCTACGCTTAGTGCTTGATGTACTAAAGTATTTTTACCCAAATTAGGAAGGTTACTAGTGATGTTTGAAAAGCTGGCACCTTGATTCGTACTTTTATACACTTGTCCATCAGAGAATCTAGTTGCAGCATAAACAATAGAACTATTGTTAGCATTGACTTCTAGAGCAGATATATTTTCAGGAAAGTTAAATATGCTAATAAAGTTTGCGCCAGCATCGATACTTCTATATAAAACTTCATTAACTGCAGCATAAATGACATTATCGTTATTAGGATCTATTTCTAAAACATCAATATTAGAATTGAAGGCCGGAGATACCGCAGTAAAAGATCCGCCAACAACTTTATATAACATGGAGTAACCGGCATAAATAGTTCCTCTACTATCGGTTTTCATAGGTGTGATCCAGTTCCCTTGTTCTGGACCATTTATACTGCTTGAGAGACTGTTTCCTCCATTTGTAGAAATATATAAGCCACCACCACGTTGTGTGAAGCCATATCTAATGTTGGAGTCTGTTGGATCAATCCCAGATTCCATTCCATCAGCACCATAATAATTCTTCCAAGAGCTTGCGCTTCTCGTAAAGCCACCATTATCTTGCAATCCACCTGCAATGTCTGCACTGGATTGTTTTCCTACAGCAATTCTATAAAATTGACCTATTTGTGCACTGCTAGTAAGGTCAGTAAAGCTTGCTGCTGCATTAGTGCTTCTATACACTCCACCGTCAGACAGAACAAATAACTCATTGCCAAATTGTCTTATCTGATGAATGTCTGCATGCGTATATGCCGCTTGAGAACTATTACTCCAGCTGTTGATCTTGGTAAATGAAGATCCTCCTGAGGTAGATTTCCAAACATTAAGACATCCTGTATAAATAGTTTCTGCATTAGTTGGGGAAACCTCTAGAGCTAGGTCATACCATCCTTGAGAACTTTCTAAAATATCAGTTCCCGTATCTCTTTTAGAAAAAGAAACACCATCATCGTTAGATCTATAAACACCTACAAGGGCTGCACTACTATCAATTATGAGCAAGTAAACATAACTTGAATTTGCAGGTGAAACTCCTATTACAGATCTTCCTTGATTAGTAGGTAGTCCAGAAGTGATTTGTGTCCAAGTCGCTCCTTGATTGGTAGATTTAAAGAATTGCGACAACGTAGCCATATAAATGACATTAGAATCTCCGGGTTTAAATTTGATATCCTTAACATTACCATTAAATGTTCTTGTAACCGTAGTACCAGCATCCGTAGATTTATAAAACCCACTACTAGAAGAAATGTAAATGTTGTTACTATTATTAGGGTCTATGTAGATTTCACTAATATTTCCACCCCTCGAAAATGTCAATCCAGTAGTGTTAAAGGTGGCGCCAGCATCAGTTGATTTAAGCATTCCTATACTATAGGTATCGCCTGCATCATCATCTCCAGTTCCTATATAAACAACATTAGAGTTGTTAGGGTCTACTGCAATGGCACTTGTTCCTATTTGAGAAAGAAAGTCTGTTATTGGGCTCCAAGTAGTTCCAGCGTCTGTGGATTTCCAAGCACCACCTCCAGGCGTACCCATATAATAGGTGTTGGAATTATTAGGGTCTACCACTAGCGTATTCACTCTACCTTGACCAGGTGACCAAGAACCAGTTGCTGTAAAGCTAAAGGGTCCTACAGGAACCCAGTTGGAATTATCTACTAAATTGTTTTTAAATAAATCTTGTTGGAGTTCGTTTTGTATATCTAAAGCAGACTGTAACGTACCGTCTGCCTTTACATAAGCTTCAGCTCTATCTACCCACCTCATAAAAGGTTTGTAACCACTTCCCTTTGCATCCTTATCATGAACTTGCCAGTAACTTTCTCCAGCAGCTTTTATTTCTTCATAAGTAGGTGTAACACCGTTTTTTTGAAGCATCAATTCTTGCATCCATGGAGCATCTGCCCCTAATTGTGCGATAGCAGAAGCGCTAAGAATAAATACTAAAATGCTAAATAATTTTTTCATTTGGAATTCCATTAAGGATATGCAATATAATGAGCGTTGATTACTAATTCATTAATTTAGTTAAAAACGCTATTATTTTTAACCTAAAGACATTATTTTTAGGTGTTTTGATCAACAAATCAGGTTGTTAATCGAGAATATATATAGGAATTACTCTTTTGCAGTTGTTTTTGTGTCCAGTTCATAACCCATCTGCTTCCCTTTTCTATCTCTGGATAAGCCTTCTGTCATCCATAATGGTGCGGGTGCATCTTTGAGGTAATGATCAAAGAATTGCATCATTCTTACCGATAGATCTCTTCTGTTTTTCATCTTTCTAAGGTTATGAGCCTCTTCATTATAAACCAGTAGCCAGGAGGGTTTATTTAACCTGCGCATACCCATAAACATTTCTATACCTTGATAATAAGGTACGGCACCATCTTCATCATTATGCATCATCAACAAGGGTGTTTCTATTTTAGGAATATGAAACAAAGGAGAATTTTCTATATATAAATCCAGTCCATCCCAAAGGTTTTCTCCTATTCTTGTTTGTGTTTTCTCATATTGAAAAGCCCTGCTTAAACCGCTGCCCCAACGTATGCCACCATAAGCACTCGTCATGTTAGATACTGGCGCTCCAGCCATAGCAGCTGCATATTTGTTAGTCACTGTAACCAGATAAGCGGTTTGATACCCACCCCAACTTTGACCTTGCAAAGCCATTTTACTAGAGTCTATATAGCCTAATTTTTCTACGGCTTCGGTTCCTGAAACAATACAGTTGTAAGCGCTTTGACCTGGATGCCCATCTTTGTAAACAATGTCTGGCACAAAAACCACATAATCATTGCTCGTTAGATAAGAAAAGTTAACGATACTTGCACTAGGTTGTGGAGCGTTGTAACGGTGTAATCCATCTGCAGATTTTTCATAGAAATAAACGATCAAAGGATACTTTTTCTTTGGATCAAAGTTATCTGGTTTATAAATAAGACCTTCTAAAGGTACTCCATCATAAGCCTTCCATTTAAATAGCGCTACAGTTCCCCATTTAAAGTCCTTCTGCTGCGGATTCATATCAGTCAATGGTTTTTTAACCTTTGGAGTGAGGTATTGGATATCTGGATATTCTTGAAAATTTCCAGATGTAATCAATAAAGCATTTGAGTTTTCCGCTTTCGCGAAAGCGGACACATCACGATCACTGACCTCATATAAAGGCTCTATACCATTGGCGGTTAACATCATTAACGAGCTTGCTTTTGTATTGTGATCAAAGGCAGAAAGCAATAACTTACCGTCGACATAAGTAACTAGACTAGGGTTTTCTCTATCTAAATTTTCTGTACGGTAAGTGATTTTATTTTTACGACCTGTTTTAGTTAAGTTTTCTGGAGTTAGAACACCGGTGACGTCTAGTTTCCAAACGTCGTATTTATCATAAATGAGGGCAAAACCATCGGTATCAAAACCTCCAATACCATGAGATCCTGCAAGTGCGGGATGATCGTCATCCTCATCTGCAAAACTTACTTCTACAAACTTGGTTAGATTCTTACCTATTTGTGTTTCTAGATCCATCATGTGCCAGTCTTGCGTGTCAAAATTGAAGTAGACTACATGCGTGTTATTTGGATTTCTTATCGGAGCACTTCCAGAATTATTGATGATAAATTTTTTGCTGCGGGTGTTGAGGTTCTCTACTAAATAATCTGCCCTCCATGGATATTCCCAGGATCTGGATACATCATATTTATTGGTATTTTCATAAATCACATAAGCTCCTTCCATATCCTTATCCCAGTATGTATCGCTCATATCATAATCATTGAGAAATTGAACACTGCCTTTTTCTGTATCCCAAACCACCGTTGCCGATTTGTTTTCCAGACTGGAGAAACGTGTTTTTTGCTCTGGTTGTATCATGCCATCTTTGTAATTCCATACATCTACTTGTGCGATCTCGTCTTTCATTAAAGTAGTGTCAATGGTGTACTCTATCTTAGGTTGTGTGTAGAAGATTAAACGTTTTCCGTTTTCAGAAAACACCGCTTTTCTTTGCTCTGTTAATTTCCAGCCGTCTTTGATATTACCTTCTCCATAGCCCAACTGACGAGTCAGAGAATCCCTGTCTTTTTGATAATACAATTCAAATTTGAGGGAGTCTGTTTCTGTGCTGTCCATCGCCACTTTATAGGCGAATTGCTTGCCGTACTTATCTATAGAAAGGTCTTTATAGCGCCATGCATTATTTAATAGCGTGGTAGAAGTTCGGCTGTTAGCATCGTAGTAATAAATGCCCTGATCTTTTTTCTTTTTACCTTGATTACGAGAGTAGATAAAACCAGTTCCTTCTCGAGGCATTTCATAGTGTTCAAAACTATCAATGCTGTCTTTTGTTTTAGAAACAGGCTGGTAAATTAGGAGGTAATCTTCTTCCGTGTAATCTACTTCTTTCTTTTTACCATCTTCTTTAGTCTTTTTTTTAAGCTCCTTTTTTAAACGGCGTTTTTTTTCTTTTTTGGTTTCTTTTACAGCTGTTGTGTCCTTTTTCTTTTCTTGTTTCAGGTCTTTGTACTTTTCAATGATAATAAAATCATTGCGCTTATCACTGGCTTGATATTTTTTTACTCGTTGTATAGAGTCAATGATAGTTCCAGAGGCTACTTCGTAGACCATAAAAGTATCTTTGGATTGCTTGTCCTTATCTATTTCCTTTTTTTGTTCGTTTCTCAGTTTTTGATATTCGGGTTTTTGAAGGAAATAGACGTAATTCTCATCGGCGCTTATTTGCGGATTATCGCCATTGAAAAAAGTGTGTTTGGTATCTTTTGCTAGGTTGTGAATTTCCAGATAGCCATCTCCAGCTCCGGTGGAAGTAACGACGCTTATGGCAACTAGGTTACCACTAGGAGAAATCTCTCGGCTGGAGGAGCGTTTCCATAAGTCATAATCGGCGTGAGTAAGTGCTTTTTTCTGAGCAAATGCCGTTATACAACAAGCAAAAATCAGTAAGGTCAGTAGATTTTTCATGGGTATGTATTTAAGTAGGTATTTCTAATTTTAGTGGTCTCGCAGTTGTTTTATGTAATTTTTATCCCACTCTTTTTTCATTTCGGTAAGCGAGGAAACATGATCATTAGGGACGGCTATAGAAAGCACATAATGTGCAATTTTCCACTTTCCATCTTGCATTTTCATGACACCACTGCCACGGCATATTCCCATTTGAGTATCTAACAATTCGTCAAAATAAGCCATTCCATTTAGGGCATACACATGACGTTCTAAAGAGGTAAAGGACCATGCTTTTCCTTTGTCAAAATAAGGTTGGGAATAAGCTTTGAATTCGGCAACTTGCCAGTTTTCTGTCGCGTCGGTGCCTATAAAAATAGCGTCGTCTGTCATCAGATCAAAATAGTTCTCAAAATTAGCTTGTGATGCGGCATTGTGCCAGGCATCTATAGACTGCTCCATCTCTGGAATGTTGATGGCTTTTTGAGAGGCACAACTGGAGAAGAAAATAACCGAAATAAATAATAACAACTGTTTCATAGCTCGTAAATATAAAGATTAGTAATTTTAAACCATGAAAAAACAAAAATGTGGCTGGTGCCTAGGAGATGATTTGTATGAATCTTATCACGATCAAGAATGGGGAAAACCTGTTTATGACGACCAGACCTTGTTTGAATTCCTGATTTTAGAGACCATGCAAGCAGGATTGAGCTGGATCACTATTTTACGTAAACGGCAGAATTATTTTGATGCCTTAGATCAATTTGATGTTCAGAAAATAGCTGCTTATGATCAGGAAAAGCAAGAGGAGCTTCTTCAGAACGCCGGTATTATACGCCACAAATTAAAAGTAAAATCAATTATTAATAATGCACAGCTATTTCTAGAAGTCCAGAAAGAATACGGTAGTTTTTCCAAGTTTATCTGGAGGTATGTAGATGGGAAACCCATTAACAACCAACTCCAAAATTATAAAAAAGCCTCTCCAAATACTGCGCTATCAGACCAGATTTCTAAGGATCTTAAAAAACGCGGATTCAAATTTGTTGGACCTACTATTATTTACGCCTTTATGCAAGCGACTGGAATGGTAAACGATCACGAGGTAAGCTGTTTTAGATATGATGAGGTATAGCAATTATGGATTTGTCTTGTTCTTGCTTTCACTGCGCCCTGGGGCAGTGAAGTTTATACAGGGGTAGGTCAGGGCACGATAGTGGAACCGCTACAAACTCCATTCCAACAAAAAAGGAGCGAGAAGAAAAAAATCACTTTAGATCTTTTTCCTAAGAACGCGGCCAAAGTAGTAACCGAAATAGGCCCGCCTTAATAAGCAAGCAAATAAAAAAACAACTTTATAAATATACTTTTCTCATGAATAGAGGGGATGCTCAACTAGAAATAATGCAACTCAATAGTATAGGTAGATCGAGAAGAATTTAATGTAGGTAATAGTTCTACTTCAAATAACTCAAAAACACTTCTCGATCTATCTCTACCGCACCCAGACGAGCTAAATGATCGTTATATACTTGAGCGTCTATAAGCTGGTAATCTAAAGCTTGTAATTTTTCTACTAAATACATTAAAGCGATTTTACTCGCATCAGTAGCTAGTGAGAACATGCTTTCTCCGCAAAAAATCCCTTTATCTTTTAAATCCATTCCGTACAGCCCTCCTACGAGTTCATCATCTTTAAAGACCTCAATACTTTTTGCATGACCAGATTCATGGAGTTGGGCATAAGCTTTCAACATCTCTTCATTGATCCAGGTACCGTCTTGGTCGTTTCTAGGCACGTTACCACAATGTTTCATAACAGTGGTAAAGCAAGTGTTCTCTCGCACCTCATAACCGCGATTGCGCTGGCTTTGTCGCATGGACTTGGTCACCCGCATAGGAGATGTAGATTTTAAATCAAAAATCATTCGAGGATCTGGACTCCACCAGCAAATAGGCTCTCCGTCATTATACCATGGAAAGAATCCAGAATTATAAGCAAGGAGCAATCTTTCTTGGCTTAAATCGCCACCTATAGCAGCAAGCCCATGTTCTGGAGCGTTACTAGGATCGGGAAAAATTAAAGATTTGTTTAATAAATGCAATAGAAATTGTGAATTAAGTTAGGAAATGGCCCTAAAATTACTAATATTTGAATGGTCTTCAGATTTAAATTTATTTTCATCATTGCTTTTTTTTTGATTTTGTTTGAAGACTAACCTATTAAAAATGAAAATCCCAATCTTGAGAAAGTTGGGATTTTTTTATTTTTAATATCCTAATACCATGATTCATAGGTGCGGACTTAAGTCCGCACCTATGAATCAATATTAAATGTAAAAAGCAGCAAGAAATCATCTTGCTGCTTTTGTACCTGTATCAATTAGATAATGTTCTAAAAAGGCAAGTCATCATGATCTTCATTCTTGGTATTGGATACCGGCTCGTACTCATCAAATGGCGGCACTTCTGGTGCTCCACCTGCTGGTGCGGCAGCACCTGCTTTTTCAATTCTCCATCCTGCGATAGAGTTGAAATATTTTGTTTCTCCTTGTGGCGATTGCCATTCACGACCTCTTAAGTTGATACCTATTTTTACTGGTTCACCTACGTTAAATGCGTCTAATAAGCCAGTTTTATCCTGTACAAACTCGATCATCAAGTGTTGTGGGTACTGCTCTTCGGTAGTTACTACCAATTCACGTTTTTGAAAACCGTTAGAACCAAAAGTTTTGGTTTCTCCTATCAATTTAATTTTTCCTAATACTTCCATAGTCTATAATAATAAATAGTTCCACGCAGCCAGGAGTTCCCCTTTTGCGATGAGCTCTTTAGCTCGATTGTGTTTATCTGTTGTAGAGAGGTTGAATAACTGTTCCGCTTTCGCGAAAGCTACCACTTCTTCCTGCTCAGGTACTCGTTCTACATTTCCTAGTTTACCAAGATCGTTTCCGGTAAGGATATCGCTTTGTCTAGCATGTTCTGGTAGCGCATCAACGCCTACACCTAGAGTTGCCAAAGGTTTAGGAACCTCAAACATAGCGTCTTTAGAACGGCAGTACCAGTTACCACCCATTCTTGCAACCGTATCGATTTTAAAAGGGTCGATCTTGTTGTACTCGTCTAACACGTTGTCATTCACATGTACCATGACCACTTCACAAATGATGAGGTTACCAGCGCCACCTTCCTGACCTAATTCTACGATTTCTTTTACTTTACACTCAAATTGTACGGGGCTTTCGGCCACTCGAGGCGGCGCGACTATATCACTTTTTGCCTCTGTAAGACCCGCTTTTTCAAACTCATTAACACCTTCTCCATATTCTGTGCTGGATAATGACATTTGTTGAACAATGTCATAGTTTACAATGTTGATCACCACTTCTCCTGTAGCTTTGGCATTCAATAAGGTGTGTTTTACCGAGTTATCTCGTACCCGGCGCGCAGGAGAAAAAATCATCACTGGCGGATTTGCACTAAAAACATTAAAAAAGGAATAGGGTGATAAGTTCACCTTTCCATTTGCGTCCACAGTACTAGCAAAAGCTATAGGTCGCGGTTGAACGGCTCCTAGCATAATGCTATGGAGTTGAGCTGTTTCTATGTCTTTAGGATTGAGTTTCAAGGCGTTTTTTTGATAAGATACAAAGGTAAGATTTATAGAATAGAATTCAGAATAATGTTTTTTAAAATGATGAAATACTCGAAAGGGGAGGTTTTTAGAAGGGGGTGCTTGAAAACAGAAGCTCATATTCCTCAACCATTTTGGCAATCCTGTACTGAGTTGACCCAAGTGATCCCTACACAGCCTCATGGGTACGGGAACAAAATTTAACCATTTCAAGTTCAAAAGAAACCTACCTTTTAGGCATAGGGAAAATTTTCCTACTTTTTTCTTAACTTTCCAACTCTGCAAAAACCAACCAACCATGAGACCTAAATCTCACCTCACCTCAGCCTTCTCATTTCTAGTAATTATTTTGATGATTTGGTATGCCTTTCAAAGTCAGACACCATCTTCTCAAGTAAAAGAGAATTTACCAACGACCGAATGGTCAACTGCTAGAGCATTGCAACATGTAAAGGCTATCTCGCTAAAACCTCATTATGTAGGAAGTAAAGCTCATAATGAAGTTAGAGATTATATAAAGGGGGAACTTCAAAAAATGGGACTGGAAGTTTCCACACAAAAAGGCTACGATATTAGCAGCAACGGGAACATGTCTCAGCCAGAAAATATAATAGCTCGTATCAAAGGAACCGATGCTAACAATAAAGCATTGGTGTTATTAAGTCACTATGATAGTGATCCACATTCCAGCAAAGGTGCTAGCGATGCGGCAAGTGGTGTGGCAACAATTTTGGAAGGAGTAAGAGCTTTTCTAGCACAAAATAAACAGCCTAAAAACGATATCATTATCTGTATTACAGACGGTGAAGAGCTAGGACTTAATGGGGCCAGTCTCTTTGTAAGAGAACATCCTTGGGCAAATAGTGTAGGTTTTGTACTCAACTTTGAAGCTCGCGGTAGTGGAGGTCCTAGCTATATGCTGGTGGAGACTAATGGTGGTAATCGCAAGATTATAGAAGAATTTATGGCAGCTGGAACAGATTATCCAGTGGCACATTCTCTCGCATACAGCATCTATCAAATGATTCCTAACAGTACAGATCTTACGGCTTTTAGACAAGATGGCGATATCAATGGTCTTAATTTTGCATTTATAGGAGACCATTTTGATTACCACACAGAGTTAGATAATTACGAACGCTTGGATCGAAACACCCTAGCGCACCAAGGTTCTTATTTGATGCCTTTGTTGATTCACTTTAGCGATTTAGACATGACCGATCGCATGATGGCAGAAAAAGGAGATGACCTGGTGTACTTCCCTATGCCCTTGGTTAAAATGCTTAGTTTTCCGTTCAGCTGGCTGGCTGCGATGATAATTATAAGTGGTTTGTTATTGCTGTTTTTAATCATCTTAGGAATCCGCAAAAGGCGCATGAGCATGAAACATCTTTTGGCAGGTTTTATACCGTTCTTGGGAAGCATGATCATCGGTTATTTATGGAGCAACTACGGTTGGGCAGCTGTAAAGTTCAATGATTTTTATATAGATCAACATCATGGTTTTCCATATAATGGGTATTGGTTGATCGCCACAGCTGCATTTGCTGCTGTGAGTATTTGCTTTTTCTTGTATCACAAATTTTATGATCGCGACCGTATTGCTAGCTTGAGTGTGGCTCCTTTATTTTTATTATGGGTGATCTCTTTGGCAGTGGCTTTTCCAGTGGGGAATGCAGGCTTGATTCCAGGGGTATATCTAGGGGGTGCCGGTTACTTTGTAGTACCTCTATTTGCCGGATTGATCATGTTATGGCTTAATATTTATCAAAAACGACCTAGTTATATTTTATTGTTATTACTCGCCGTTCCTGCTGTTTTTGTTTTCGCTCCATTTATAACCGCCTTTCCAGTTGCTTTAGGAATGAGTATTCTTTTTGTCGCTGCTGTTTTGAGTACGTTGTTATTTGGTTTATTGATTCCTATTATAGGACATTACCGCAAGAAAGGATTGTTGGCATTTGGCTCGTTGATCGTTACTTTAGTTTGTTTGTGTTTCGCTTTCGCGAAAGCGGAATACTCACCAACCCAACCCCAACCTACTAGCCTGATCTACTTGCAAGACCAAGACGCCAAAACAGCTCAATGGGCCACTTATGACAGCGCCTTGTCAGATTGGACCAAGGAAAAATTAGGCGAAAAACCTCAATTAGCTCGGGAACTGAACGAAAACTCCATCGATTCCAAATACGGCACCGGGTTCTCTTATGCGGCAAATACCGATTATAAAGAATTGCCAGAAGTGAAGATCGAGGTCATGAGCGATACCGCTGTAAATGGTTTGCGTACGGTAAAATTTAAAGTCAGCAGTGAAAGCATCGTACATCGTTATGAGGTCTTTGCAGATTCTAAATATGTATTCGAAAAAGCCGTGGTCAATGGTTTGGAAATTCAGGCTACAGGGAAGACTAAAAAACCATTTGGCAACCGATGGGGAAATCGCATGTTGAGTTATTACGTGAGCGATAACGCGGCTCTAGAAATGGAAATGACTTTTGACGCTGGTGTAGAACCAGAACTGATCATTTATGCAGCCTCCTTTGATTTATTAGGTCAAAAAGAAATGCAGGTCAGCAAGCGACCGCTGGATCAAATGTCCATGCCGTTTGTTTTAAATGATGCGGTGCTTAGAAAAAGAACCCTTTCATTACTTCAACAGCAAACAGAAGTAATACAGGAAAATGGCGAATAAAATTATAGGGATATTAGGATGTGGTTGGTTGGGTTTTGATCTTGCTTTACAACTAAAAAAGCAAGCTTACCAAGTAAGAGGTACGTCTAGAACGGATGAAAAGTTACTACAGCTTTCAGAAAAGGGGATTCACGCTTTTAAGATCGACCTTCAAGAAGATAAAATCTATGGCGATGTTCAAGGTTTTTTAGAGGGATTGGATGTTTTGGTGATTGACATACCGCCAGGCTTGCGTCAAAATCCAGAAAGCGATTTTGCCTTTAGGATCCAGCTGTTCATGAGATTTGTTCAAGCATATGAAATCAACAAGGTTCTTTTTATTTCATCCACATCCGTTTTTGAAGACTTGGAAGAATTGCCTACTTACGATGAACATGCGCTGCCCAATGCCACAAGTAATAATGGTAAAAAAATCATCGCTGCAGAGCAAGTGGTTCAAGAAATGGCACATCAATCTACCATTATCAGACCTTGTGGCCTGATAGGTGGTGATCGGCATCCTGTTAAAATGCTGGCAGGAAGAAAAGGAATTAAAAATCCTGAGGCACCCATAAATCTAGTGACACGAGATCATGTGAATGCCATTATTATAAAAGTGATCGCAGGCACACTTGATGCTCCAGTAATTCACGCCGTTAGTGAACCACATATAAGTCGGGAAGCATATTATCAAAACGCTGCTCAAGAATTTGGATTAGAAGCTCCGATTTTTGAGAAGGATGCAAATAGTGTTGGGAAGAAGATCACAACTGTATTTCCCTTAGGGGAATAAGTGGATTTCAATGTATAAAGCTTTCCCCTTTTTGAAAGGGGAACATTTAATTCGTGTACGAATTAAATAAGGGGTTTGCAGAGCTGGAATCGATCTAGAAATCCCTTTTTAAAGAAAGATTCAAACATCGTGTCAAACCCTTTTGGTTAGCAACAAAGTTGCTTAACCTTTTTTCCCTTCTTCTGAAGGGAAATGCTTTTACATTATTTTGAAAAAGAAGACTTTTGCACCTTGTTTTAAACAAACAACTATTCTTATAACTTAGAGTTTTAAATAAACAAAGAATCCGTAGTTTCAACTGGTGAAAAAATTCTTCTACAAACATAAAATCAAACTCAGCATACTGACCCTGTTGCTGGTTTGGTACGCCTTGTGTTTACCAGATCGATTGTTTGATGTTCCTTATTCTACCGTTATAGAAAGTAGGGACGGCAGACTGCTTGATGCACATATTGCCAAAGATGAGCAATGGCGTTTTCCTGCGGTCGATAGTGTGCCTTACCGTTACAAACAATGTGTGTTGCAATTTGAAGATGCTTATTTCTATGATCACCCAGGATTCAATCCAGTTGCTATAGGAAAAGCATTAGCTGATAATATCTCGGCTGGAAAAGTAGTGCGTGGAGGCAGTACCATTACACAGCAAGTGATCCGACTATCGCGTAAAAAGGACCGTAACTACTACGAGAAGTTGATTGAATTGATCTGGGCTACGAGATTAGAACTCCGACTTTCAAAGGAAGAAATTCTAGAACTCTACGCTTCTCACGCGCCTTATGGAGGTAACGTAGTTGGTCTGGATATGGCGGCTTGGCGTTATTTTGGGAGAAAATCCCACGAACTCAGTTGGGCCGAAAGTGCTACACTGGCGGTTTTGCCCAATGCACCTGGACTGGTTTATCCGGGAAAAAGGGAGCGCTTACTCAAAGAAAAGCGCGATCAAGTATTGCTAAAGCTCCAAGAGGAAAACATCATTAGTCCTATGGATTACGAGCTCGCCATATCTGAACAGGTACCGATTCAAGATTTTAGACTGCCCCAACTCGCACCGCATTTATTGCAACGAGCCAATAAAGAATACGGGACTCAAAAATTACGCACAAGCATTGATTATGAGATGCAGGAAACGGTCAACCGCATCGTGAAGAACCATCACAACCTACTTCAGCAAAATGGGGTGAATAACCTCGCTATGCTGGTTCTGGATGTGGAAACCCAAACCGTTGCTGCCTATGTAGGGAATGCTCCTACGAGCAGAGAACACAGTAAG is a window of Nonlabens sp. MB-3u-79 DNA encoding:
- a CDS encoding T9SS type A sorting domain-containing protein; this encodes MKKLFSILVFILSASAIAQLGADAPWMQELMLQKNGVTPTYEEIKAAGESYWQVHDKDAKGSGYKPFMRWVDRAEAYVKADGTLQSALDIQNELQQDLFKNNLVDNSNWVPVGPFSFTATGSWSPGQGRVNTLVVDPNNSNTYYMGTPGGGAWKSTDAGTTWSPITDFLSQIGTSAIAVDPNNSNVVYIGTGDDDAGDTYSIGMLKSTDAGATFNTTGLTFSRGGNISEIYIDPNNSNNIYISSSSGFYKSTDAGTTVTRTFNGNVKDIKFKPGDSNVIYMATLSQFFKSTNQGATWTQITSGLPTNQGRSVIGVSPANSSYVYLLIIDSSAALVGVYRSNDDGVSFSKRDTGTDILESSQGWYDLALEVSPTNAETIYTGCLNVWKSTSGGSSFTKINSWSNSSQAAYTHADIHQIRQFGNELFVLSDGGVYRSTNAAASFTDLTSSAQIGQFYRIAVGKQSSADIAGGLQDNGGFTRSASSWKNYYGADGMESGIDPTDSNIRYGFTQRGGGLYISTNGGNSLSSSINGPEQGNWITPMKTDSRGTIYAGYSMLYKVVGGSFTAVSPAFNSNIDVLEIDPNNDNVIYAAVNEVLYRSIDAGANFISIFNFPENISALEVNANNSSIVYAATRFSDGQVYKSTNQGASFSNITSNLPNLGKNTLVHQALSVDEPLFVGTTVGTYRYDESAGLWESFGNNLPNVNIRDLEINTNDNTLTAGTYGRGIWQTAVQRVAPNTDVKLVELLTNGGDIACGNNAVNIILENAGMTAINSVDINYSIDGGTSVSQQTSVSIAPQGIASITIPGLNLTLGTHTIDVIVTTINDYFINNNEGFIEILSNSSGVVNDLHQFENRAFLTSNEGDPFSAWQRGTANGAVLSSVITGSTNVYGTNISGPYGNNSTSYLYSGCYDLSNATNPVLSFDMAFDIENNWDLLYMEYSIDGGGNWNILGSAADPNWYNSNRFPNNSNCYNCIGAQWTGSSTILTNYNLSLSALNNPTEVVFRYVLRTDQSVTNEGAVIDNFVINGTLSTQSTSLEDMFSIYPNPSAGVFNIAWNAAQEFDYSVYDVSGKKIAARKKNSGTTHQVDLSGVSQGMYFINISTATGSVTQKLIVR
- a CDS encoding alpha/beta hydrolase family protein, which translates into the protein MKNLLTLLIFACCITAFAQKKALTHADYDLWKRSSSREISPSGNLVAISVVTSTGAGDGYLEIHNLAKDTKHTFFNGDNPQISADENYVYFLQKPEYQKLRNEQKKEIDKDKQSKDTFMVYEVASGTIIDSIQRVKKYQASDKRNDFIIIEKYKDLKQEKKKDTTAVKETKKEKKRRLKKELKKKTKEDGKKKEVDYTEEDYLLIYQPVSKTKDSIDSFEHYEMPREGTGFIYSRNQGKKKKDQGIYYYDANSRTSTTLLNNAWRYKDLSIDKYGKQFAYKVAMDSTETDSLKFELYYQKDRDSLTRQLGYGEGNIKDGWKLTEQRKAVFSENGKRLIFYTQPKIEYTIDTTLMKDEIAQVDVWNYKDGMIQPEQKTRFSSLENKSATVVWDTEKGSVQFLNDYDMSDTYWDKDMEGAYVIYENTNKYDVSRSWEYPWRADYLVENLNTRSKKFIINNSGSAPIRNPNNTHVVYFNFDTQDWHMMDLETQIGKNLTKFVEVSFADEDDDHPALAGSHGIGGFDTDGFALIYDKYDVWKLDVTGVLTPENLTKTGRKNKITYRTENLDRENPSLVTYVDGKLLLSAFDHNTKASSLMMLTANGIEPLYEVSDRDVSAFAKAENSNALLITSGNFQEYPDIQYLTPKVKKPLTDMNPQQKDFKWGTVALFKWKAYDGVPLEGLIYKPDNFDPKKKYPLIVYFYEKSADGLHRYNAPQPSASIVNFSYLTSNDYVVFVPDIVYKDGHPGQSAYNCIVSGTEAVEKLGYIDSSKMALQGQSWGGYQTAYLVTVTNKYAAAMAGAPVSNMTSAYGGIRWGSGLSRAFQYEKTQTRIGENLWDGLDLYIENSPLFHIPKIETPLLMMHNDEDGAVPYYQGIEMFMGMRRLNKPSWLLVYNEEAHNLRKMKNRRDLSVRMMQFFDHYLKDAPAPLWMTEGLSRDRKGKQMGYELDTKTTAKE
- a CDS encoding nuclear transport factor 2 family protein — its product is MKQLLLFISVIFFSSCASQKAINIPEMEQSIDAWHNAASQANFENYFDLMTDDAIFIGTDATENWQVAEFKAYSQPYFDKGKAWSFTSLERHVYALNGMAYFDELLDTQMGICRGSGVMKMQDGKWKIAHYVLSIAVPNDHVSSLTEMKKEWDKNYIKQLRDH